A single window of Synechococcus sp. CBW1004 DNA harbors:
- a CDS encoding ATP-binding cassette domain-containing protein — protein MIDVQGLGKTYRVADKQPGLAGTVRHFLRRRTRDVQAVRDVSFTIRPGEMVGFLGANGAGKTTTLKMLCGLIHPTAGRVRVAGLVPQRRQEAFLRQITLVMGQKQQLIWDLPPLDSLRVNAAVYGLSDGVARRRIGELAEMLELGEELTRPVRKLSLGQRMKAELLAALLHEPAVLFLDEPTLGLDVNAQARVRTFLADYNRRTGATVLLTSHYMADITALCPRVLLIHQGALFHDGPLDALSARLAPCRQVRLELAEPLAAEAFAGYGELEACDGRAVRLLVPRAQLTEVVGQLLARFDVRDLEVNDPPIEELIGGLFRQGGL, from the coding sequence ATCATCGACGTGCAGGGGCTGGGCAAGACCTATCGGGTGGCCGACAAGCAGCCCGGCCTGGCCGGCACTGTGCGGCACTTCCTGCGCCGCCGCACGCGCGACGTGCAGGCGGTGCGCGATGTCAGCTTCACGATCCGCCCCGGTGAGATGGTGGGCTTCCTGGGGGCCAACGGCGCCGGCAAGACCACCACCCTCAAGATGCTCTGCGGCCTGATCCATCCCACCGCCGGCCGGGTGCGGGTGGCAGGCCTTGTTCCGCAGCGGCGGCAGGAGGCATTCCTGCGCCAGATCACCCTGGTGATGGGCCAGAAGCAGCAGCTGATCTGGGATCTGCCGCCGCTCGACTCGCTGCGGGTGAACGCCGCCGTCTACGGCCTCAGCGACGGCGTGGCGCGGCGCCGCATCGGCGAGCTGGCGGAGATGCTCGAACTGGGCGAGGAGCTCACCCGGCCGGTGCGCAAGCTGTCGCTGGGGCAGCGGATGAAGGCGGAGCTGCTCGCCGCCCTGCTGCATGAGCCGGCGGTGCTCTTCCTCGATGAACCCACCCTGGGGCTGGATGTGAACGCCCAGGCACGGGTGCGCACGTTTCTGGCCGACTACAACCGCCGCACCGGCGCCACGGTGCTGCTCACCAGCCACTACATGGCCGACATCACGGCGCTCTGCCCGCGGGTGCTGCTGATCCATCAGGGGGCGCTGTTCCACGACGGGCCGCTCGATGCCCTCTCCGCGCGGCTGGCACCCTGCCGGCAGGTGCGTCTGGAGCTGGCCGAGCCGCTGGCGGCCGAGGCCTTCGCCGGCTACGGCGAACTGGAGGCCTGCGACGGCCGCGCCGTGCGCCTGCTGGTGCCGCGAGCGCAGCTCACCGAGGTGGTGGGCCAGCTACTGGCCCGCTTCGACGTGCGCGATCTGGAGGTGAACGATCCGCCGATCGAAGAGCTGATCGGCGGCCTGTTCCGCCAGGGGGGCCTGTGA
- a CDS encoding ABC-2 family transporter protein, translating into MLEYRAEIALWALSGLLPFIMLALWSQAPAGAALGLNGAQLGHYFLSAYLVRQFSVVWVVFAFEEDALLGRLSPYLLQPLHPLWRYVAAHLSEQLTRLPFAAAIAALFFLVNPGSFWLPSPGAFLLAWLATLLAFTIAFLLQSLIAALCFWSEKASALERLLFVPYLFLSGLLAPLAAFPEPLRSWAWRTPFPYLIDFPARLLAGLPVPLAAGFAGQLLWIALLLPLALLLWRAGVRRYTAMGA; encoded by the coding sequence ATGCTCGAGTACCGGGCCGAGATCGCCCTGTGGGCCCTGTCGGGGCTGCTGCCGTTCATCATGCTGGCCCTCTGGAGCCAGGCGCCGGCGGGAGCGGCGCTGGGGCTGAACGGCGCCCAGCTCGGCCACTACTTCCTCAGCGCCTACCTGGTGCGCCAGTTCTCGGTGGTATGGGTGGTGTTCGCCTTCGAGGAGGACGCCCTGCTGGGGCGCCTGTCGCCCTACCTGCTGCAGCCCCTGCATCCGCTCTGGCGCTACGTGGCGGCTCACCTGTCCGAACAGCTGACGCGGCTGCCCTTCGCCGCCGCCATCGCCGCCCTGTTCTTCCTGGTGAATCCCGGCTCGTTCTGGCTGCCCTCCCCGGGCGCCTTCCTGCTGGCCTGGCTGGCGACGCTGCTGGCGTTCACGATCGCCTTCCTGCTGCAGAGCCTGATCGCGGCTCTGTGCTTCTGGAGCGAGAAGGCGAGCGCGCTGGAGCGGCTGCTGTTCGTCCCCTACCTGTTTCTGTCGGGGCTGCTGGCGCCCCTGGCGGCCTTCCCGGAGCCGCTGCGTTCCTGGGCCTGGCGCACGCCGTTTCCTTATCTGATCGATTTTCCGGCGCGGCTTCTGGCAGGGCTGCCCGTGCCGTTGGCCGCCGGTTTCGCGGGGCAACTCCTGTGGATCGCCCTGCTGCTTCCCCTGGCGCTGCTGCTCTGGCGGGCCGGCGTGCGCCGCTACACGGCGATGGGGGCCTGA
- a CDS encoding MliC family protein, with the protein MPLRAAPAPEAEQAIRASYLCRGRFDAVELTALFFNRDPSEVILLVGETATRLPRRLSASGSRYAAGSQEFWIKGEQASWTLGAHAAATMQCSTKPAQSQR; encoded by the coding sequence ATGCCCCTTCGTGCCGCCCCCGCCCCTGAGGCGGAGCAGGCAATCCGCGCCAGCTACCTGTGCCGCGGTCGATTCGACGCCGTCGAGCTCACCGCCCTGTTCTTCAACCGCGACCCCAGCGAGGTGATCCTGCTGGTGGGCGAGACGGCCACGCGTCTGCCCCGGCGACTGTCCGCCAGCGGCAGCCGCTACGCCGCAGGCAGCCAGGAGTTCTGGATCAAGGGCGAGCAGGCCAGCTGGACGCTGGGAGCCCATGCCGCCGCCACGATGCAGTGCAGCACAAAGCCGGCTCAGAGCCAGCGCTGA
- a CDS encoding ABC transporter permease — protein MRHYLLTLRRFWGTALAGQLEYQANVWIELLAMVANLAGSLLLLSLFFPKPEAGAAAARLGGWSWEAALVVQGLYTLLDGVASTWLRPNLGAIVTLVREGTLDFVLLKPVDSQFWLSLRTLAPAGLGEMALGLGLIAWAAPRAGAPADPLAWLLAGLMLLTGVAILYALWFLLATTSIWFVKTWNATEVLRAALTAGRFPLSAYPPTLRLVFTLVLPIAFLTTVPAEAILGRATPGWIALALLVAAVSLTLCRAFWRFALRHYTSASS, from the coding sequence ATCCGGCACTACCTGCTGACGCTGCGACGCTTCTGGGGCACCGCCCTGGCCGGGCAGCTGGAGTATCAGGCCAATGTCTGGATCGAGCTGCTGGCGATGGTCGCCAACCTGGCCGGCAGCCTGCTGCTGCTGTCGTTGTTCTTCCCGAAACCGGAGGCGGGCGCCGCGGCGGCAAGGCTGGGGGGCTGGAGCTGGGAGGCGGCCCTGGTGGTGCAGGGGCTCTACACCCTGCTCGATGGTGTCGCCAGCACCTGGCTGCGGCCCAACCTGGGGGCGATCGTCACCCTTGTGCGCGAGGGCACGCTCGATTTCGTGCTGCTCAAGCCGGTCGACAGCCAGTTCTGGCTGTCGCTGCGCACCCTGGCGCCGGCGGGGCTGGGCGAGATGGCCCTGGGGCTGGGTCTGATCGCCTGGGCCGCGCCGCGCGCCGGCGCCCCCGCCGATCCCCTGGCCTGGCTGCTGGCCGGGCTGATGCTGCTCACCGGAGTCGCGATCCTGTACGCCCTCTGGTTCCTGCTGGCCACCACCAGCATCTGGTTCGTGAAGACCTGGAACGCCACTGAGGTGCTGCGTGCCGCCCTCACCGCCGGCCGCTTCCCGCTCAGCGCCTATCCACCCACCCTCAGGCTCGTGTTCACCCTGGTGCTGCCGATCGCCTTCCTCACCACCGTGCCGGCCGAGGCGATCCTGGGGCGCGCCACCCCCGGCTGGATCGCCCTGGCGCTGCTGGTGGCGGCCGTCAGCCTGACGCTGTGCAGGGCCTTCTGGCGCTTCGCGCTGCGGCATTACACGTCGGCCTCGAGCTGA
- the corA gene encoding magnesium/cobalt transporter CorA, with product MTTPRRRPSLQPMPQEKLFTAPGTPVFVGQRRSEQARLDLFLYDAETVAEISPATLEDCRGARSRPGLLWINVSAVHDMALLQALGEEFALHPLTLEDIANTSHRPKWEEFPDYGFLAMKMVHRQGHGRGVTVEHVSVILGDGFVLSFLEDSGDVFEAVRQRIRRGAGRIRALGADYLAFSLMDAVVDHYFLAIESIGEWVQHFEDRLLSNAMQPEIGGLYRFKRELLEVRRAVWPLREVISAINRSESPLLKKENRVFWRDLYDHAVQVMDMVENARESLASMHDTYLSSLSNRMNEVMKILTIISTIFIPLTFIAGIYGMNFKHMPELEWRDGYFLILALMGVIAVSLVVYFRRQRWL from the coding sequence ATGACGACCCCTCGCCGCAGGCCGTCGTTGCAGCCGATGCCGCAGGAGAAGCTGTTCACCGCACCGGGCACACCCGTGTTTGTCGGTCAACGGCGCAGCGAACAGGCGCGGCTGGATCTGTTTCTCTATGACGCCGAGACCGTGGCGGAGATCAGCCCGGCCACGCTGGAGGACTGTCGTGGTGCCCGCAGTCGCCCCGGGTTGTTGTGGATCAATGTCAGCGCCGTGCATGACATGGCGCTGCTCCAGGCGCTGGGGGAGGAGTTCGCCCTGCATCCGCTGACGCTGGAGGACATCGCCAACACCTCGCACCGGCCGAAATGGGAGGAGTTTCCCGACTATGGATTCCTGGCGATGAAGATGGTGCACCGTCAGGGCCATGGTCGCGGCGTGACGGTGGAGCACGTGAGTGTGATTCTGGGTGATGGTTTCGTGCTCTCCTTCCTGGAGGACAGCGGTGATGTCTTCGAGGCGGTGCGTCAGCGCATCCGGCGCGGTGCGGGCCGTATCCGGGCGTTGGGAGCGGATTATCTGGCCTTCAGCCTGATGGATGCGGTGGTCGATCATTACTTCCTCGCCATCGAGTCGATCGGTGAATGGGTGCAGCACTTTGAGGACCGGCTCCTCTCCAATGCCATGCAGCCGGAGATCGGTGGGCTGTATCGCTTCAAGCGGGAACTGCTGGAGGTGCGCCGTGCTGTCTGGCCGCTGCGCGAGGTGATCTCGGCGATCAACCGCAGTGAGTCGCCGCTGCTGAAGAAGGAGAACAGGGTGTTCTGGCGCGATCTCTATGACCACGCCGTGCAGGTGATGGACATGGTGGAGAATGCCCGTGAGTCGCTGGCGAGCATGCACGACACCTATCTCTCCAGCCTCAGCAACCGCATGAATGAGGTGATGAAGATTCTGACGATCATCTCGACGATCTTCATTCCTCTCACCTTCATCGCTGGCATCTATGGCATGAACTTCAAGCACATGCCGGAGCTGGAGTGGAGGGATGGATATTTTCTCATTCTCGCCCTGATGGGCGTCATCGCCGTGTCGCTGGTCGTGTATTTCCGCCGTCAGCGCTGGCTCTGA
- a CDS encoding TVP38/TMEM64 family protein encodes MNLAPLAQTLLPMLQSPAGAVLFVPLYALWVTLLLPGVWASMLAGALYGTWWGSLIVFLGACLGAEAAFLLGRHWLRDWARRQLQRTPKLLAIEQGVSREGLKLVLLTRLSPAFPFSLLNLAYGLSDVSLRDYNIGLIGILPGTILFCGLGALAGDVARFGEVLSGEADAGTWTLRIVGLLATVASVWLVGRAAQRALTPPGSP; translated from the coding sequence ATGAATCTCGCCCCCCTCGCCCAGACGCTTCTGCCGATGCTGCAGAGCCCCGCCGGCGCGGTGCTGTTCGTGCCTCTCTATGCCCTGTGGGTGACGCTGCTGCTGCCGGGGGTCTGGGCCTCGATGCTGGCGGGCGCCCTCTACGGCACCTGGTGGGGCAGCCTGATCGTGTTCCTGGGCGCCTGCCTGGGGGCAGAGGCGGCCTTCCTGCTCGGGCGCCACTGGCTGCGCGACTGGGCCCGGCGGCAGCTGCAGCGCACCCCGAAGCTGCTGGCGATCGAGCAGGGCGTCAGCCGCGAGGGCCTGAAGCTGGTGCTGCTCACCCGCCTGTCGCCGGCGTTCCCGTTCTCGCTGCTCAACCTGGCCTATGGCCTCAGCGACGTCAGCCTGCGGGACTACAACATCGGCCTGATCGGCATCCTGCCGGGCACGATCCTGTTCTGCGGCCTCGGGGCCCTCGCGGGTGATGTGGCTCGCTTCGGGGAGGTGCTCAGCGGCGAGGCCGATGCAGGAACGTGGACCCTGCGCATCGTCGGCCTGCTGGCCACGGTGGCCAGCGTGTGGCTGGTGGGAAGGGCGGCGCAGCGGGCGCTCACCCCTCCCGGAAGCCCCTGA
- a CDS encoding ATP-binding cassette domain-containing protein: MTAASLEAAEPLVTVSGLDHWFFEGGMPKQVLREVNLCLHPGEILILTGPSGSGKTTLLTMLGGLRAAQCGSLRILGSELLHADPPTLTRLRRQVGFIFQAHNLMPYLNALENVRIGLEVRSDWLERGRPAMDACAAAMLGRVGLADRISYYPEKLSGGQKQRVAIARALAPVPRLLLADEPTAALDRESGRDVVELFRALANESGAGIVMVTHDNKILDIADRIINLDGGRLVEQS; encoded by the coding sequence GTGACGGCTGCCAGCCTGGAAGCAGCCGAGCCCCTGGTCACGGTCAGCGGCCTCGACCACTGGTTCTTCGAGGGGGGGATGCCGAAGCAGGTGCTGCGCGAGGTGAATCTCTGCCTGCATCCCGGCGAGATCCTGATCCTCACCGGCCCGTCGGGCTCCGGCAAGACCACCCTGCTCACCATGCTCGGGGGCCTGCGCGCCGCCCAGTGCGGCAGCCTGCGCATCCTCGGATCGGAGCTGCTGCATGCCGATCCGCCCACGCTCACGCGCCTGCGCCGCCAGGTGGGTTTCATCTTCCAGGCCCACAACCTGATGCCTTATCTCAATGCGCTGGAAAATGTGCGGATCGGGCTGGAGGTGCGCAGCGACTGGCTGGAGCGGGGCCGCCCGGCCATGGATGCCTGCGCCGCCGCGATGCTGGGCCGGGTGGGACTGGCCGACCGGATCAGCTACTACCCCGAGAAGCTCTCCGGCGGCCAGAAGCAGCGGGTGGCGATCGCCCGGGCGCTGGCCCCGGTGCCGCGCCTGCTGCTGGCCGATGAACCCACCGCGGCCCTCGATCGCGAATCCGGGCGGGATGTGGTGGAGCTGTTCCGCGCCCTGGCCAATGAGAGCGGCGCCGGCATCGTGATGGTGACGCACGACAACAAGATTCTCGACATCGCCGACCGGATCATCAACCTCGATGGTGGGCGCCTGGTGGAGCAGAGCTGA